The Thunnus maccoyii chromosome 9, fThuMac1.1, whole genome shotgun sequence genome includes a region encoding these proteins:
- the LOC121903861 gene encoding uncharacterized protein LOC121903861 codes for MYVHGEQRRNFQSKPFHVSTVFTLLPPRPCRDTGLSARGSELLGLQVHGFCCPLQQRPSSGRVTHRVTPQSRGGGDDTLRPLTSAEGRPQSRKEPGSRSRTGTRPGTTLRGSAVGETTGTPTTHGEKHAPHGHPGKFNSELHLYLPSSLCEDEEQDAETEEMRPSAWEPRSPTETRPTQDPALHSTPRAPSDDITPDDSELQQCSE; via the exons ATGTATGTTCACGGCGAGCAGAGAAGGAACTTTCAGTCCAAACCTTTTCATGTGAGCACAGTGTTCACACTCCTTCCACCAAGACCCTGCAGAGACACCGGTCTCTCCGCTAGAGGCTCCGAGCTCCTGGGCCTGCAAG TGCACGGGTTCTGCTGCCCCCTCCAGCAGAGGCCCAGCAGCGGGAGGGTGACACACAGGGTGACACCACAGAGCAGAGGGGGAGGAGATGACACGCTGAGACCGCTAACCAGCGCCGAGGGAAGGCCGCAGAGCAGAAAAGAACCAGGCTCAAGATCCAGGACCGGGACCCGACCTGGGACGACCCTGAGAGGAAGTGCAGTCGGTGAAACAACAG GAACTCCAACAACCCACGGTGAGAAGCATGCTCCCCATGGACACCCCGGCAAGTTTAACTCAGAACTACATCTGTATCTGCCTTCATCACTGTGTGAGGATGAGGAGCAGGACGCTGAGACAGAGGAGATGAG GCCTTCAGCATGGGAGCCTCGCTCACCAACGGAGACCAGACCAACCCAGGACCCTGCACTCCACAGCACACCACGGGCACcttctgatgacatcacaccaGACGACTCTGAGCTCCAACAATGTTCAGAGTAG